The following proteins are co-located in the Deinococcus planocerae genome:
- a CDS encoding DUF2256 domain-containing protein, which yields MPEPRKSFGGGRKPGERPSKVCPVCGLPFTWRKKWERDWENVRYCSDRCRAAAKRGAS from the coding sequence ATGCCTGAGCCCCGCAAAAGTTTCGGCGGGGGCCGCAAGCCGGGCGAGCGCCCCAGCAAGGTGTGTCCGGTCTGCGGCCTGCCCTTCACCTGGCGCAAGAAGTGGGAGCGCGACTGGGAGAACGTGCGGTACTGCTCCGACCGCTGCCGGGCGGCGGCGAAGCGGGGGGCCTCGTGA